Proteins from a single region of Nitrososphaerota archaeon:
- a CDS encoding Nramp family divalent metal transporter, with the protein MRRTWRRAPNDQGGPPIGEEQRVSGSRRPPLRFLLWAGPALMVSIAYMDPGNYGTDIVAGAGYQYTLLWAGWLASGMAMLLQYLSGKLGIASGRSLPELVRSSLRQRRYVIPFWLASEAAAAATDLAEYLGTVLGLNILSGFMGHPIPLIYCAIFGALDVILLLTMMTRRFRLVEQYFALLISILVVGIFYNLFVVKPDLTRAVIGSVIPLAPDNAALLIVVGMIGATVMPHALFVHSWLTKNKMDMMGGGIDGAPALSITDSLGSGGPTPRAHPLEEKRKTNRLHRNETIVALTVAGAVNAGILLVAVPLFHGTGVNVDLTVGGFISSLAQIYGPLIGILFALTLLASGLSSSALGTIAGQVIMEGLIGKRWNVWARRLITRFVNVFPTTVAIILGLSPLLLLVYSQVILSLMIPLPMIPLVYYTSKSKFMGELVNGKAMVVLAIVTVAVILGFNGYLVTAFF; encoded by the coding sequence TTGAGACGGACGTGGAGGAGGGCCCCGAACGACCAAGGGGGACCCCCCATAGGGGAAGAGCAGCGGGTTTCGGGGAGCAGGCGCCCGCCGTTGCGGTTCCTGCTCTGGGCGGGGCCCGCCCTCATGGTGTCCATCGCATATATGGACCCAGGGAATTACGGGACCGACATCGTCGCGGGGGCCGGTTATCAGTACACCCTCCTTTGGGCGGGGTGGCTGGCTTCGGGGATGGCCATGCTCCTGCAGTATCTTTCGGGGAAGCTTGGTATTGCCTCGGGCCGCTCGCTCCCCGAGCTGGTCAGGTCATCGCTCAGGCAGAGGAGATACGTCATACCGTTCTGGTTGGCGTCGGAGGCGGCTGCAGCAGCCACGGACCTGGCGGAGTACCTTGGCACCGTCCTGGGGCTGAACATCCTGAGCGGCTTCATGGGGCACCCAATCCCGCTGATTTACTGCGCCATCTTCGGAGCCCTTGACGTCATCCTTCTGCTCACGATGATGACCAGGCGGTTCCGCCTGGTTGAGCAGTACTTCGCCCTGCTCATCAGCATCTTGGTCGTCGGAATCTTCTACAATCTGTTCGTCGTGAAACCAGACCTGACCCGGGCGGTGATAGGGTCAGTCATTCCTCTGGCGCCTGACAACGCCGCCCTCCTGATAGTGGTCGGGATGATCGGGGCCACGGTTATGCCTCATGCCCTCTTCGTCCACTCGTGGCTAACCAAGAACAAGATGGACATGATGGGAGGTGGAATCGACGGCGCGCCCGCCCTTTCAATCACCGACTCTCTGGGGAGCGGCGGGCCGACGCCCAGGGCCCACCCGTTGGAAGAGAAGAGGAAGACCAACAGGCTTCACAGGAACGAGACGATAGTCGCGCTCACCGTAGCCGGGGCCGTAAACGCGGGGATCCTGCTGGTGGCTGTTCCCCTGTTTCATGGGACAGGGGTGAACGTGGACCTGACTGTCGGGGGTTTCATCTCCAGCCTGGCCCAGATCTACGGCCCCCTCATCGGGATACTTTTCGCCCTCACCCTCCTGGCCTCGGGATTGTCATCCTCCGCCCTCGGGACGATTGCAGGACAGGTCATAATGGAAGGGCTCATCGGAAAGAGGTGGAACGTCTGGGCCAGGAGGCTTATCACGAGATTCGTGAACGTGTTCCCCACGACCGTAGCCATAATCCTTGGGCTTAGCCCTCTCCTGCTCCTCGTCTACAGCCAGGTCATCCTCAGCCTGATGATCCCGCTCCCGATGATTCCTCTCGTGTACTACACATCCAAGAGCAAGTTCATGGGGGAGCTCGTGAACGGCAAGGCGATGGTGGTTCTTGCGATAGTCACCGTCGCCGTCATACTGGGGTTCAACGGATACCTGGTCACCGCGTTCTTCTGA
- a CDS encoding MarR family transcriptional regulator, producing the protein MSMAALTQSRRDISRVEDYLEAIYNLNEEKGYVSAADISDRLAVKPPTVSNMIKSLADKGFLEHKRYRGMRLTSSGEKVARSVIKRHEVISTLISMLGVDDTTAYVDTEGIEHHVHPSTLRMFERLAEFLQDNPKILTEIREYSKD; encoded by the coding sequence GTGAGCATGGCCGCGCTCACCCAATCGAGAAGGGATATTTCGCGCGTCGAGGACTACCTGGAGGCAATCTACAACCTCAACGAAGAGAAAGGCTACGTCAGCGCTGCCGACATCTCCGATAGACTCGCAGTAAAGCCGCCTACCGTCTCAAACATGATAAAGAGCTTAGCTGACAAGGGGTTTCTCGAGCACAAGAGGTACAGGGGGATGAGACTCACATCCTCCGGAGAGAAGGTCGCGCGCTCGGTCATCAAGAGGCACGAGGTCATTTCGACCTTGATCTCCATGCTGGGCGTGGATGACACGACAGCTTACGTTGACACCGAGGGGATAGAGCACCACGTCCATCCAAGCACCCTGCGGATGTTCGAGCGTTTGGCCGAGTTCCTGCAAGACAACCCGAAG
- a CDS encoding phosphoribosyltransferase, which produces MPNFRYIGWSEYGNLAEALAEKVRANGRHYDLVVGIARGGIPVAMVVSDHLNVKIDFVNVKSYNDIGKRTPPKILSTLTEGVAGKDVLLVDDLVDEGDTLAFMRKYLFAQGPKSLETAVMFRKPWSREEPDYFLETVSEWVVFPFELGEVGRQRAALDESPKR; this is translated from the coding sequence ATGCCCAACTTCAGGTACATCGGCTGGTCAGAGTACGGTAACCTTGCCGAGGCTCTCGCCGAGAAGGTGCGCGCCAACGGCAGGCACTACGACCTAGTGGTGGGAATCGCGAGGGGAGGGATCCCCGTGGCTATGGTGGTCTCAGACCATCTGAACGTGAAGATTGATTTCGTGAACGTGAAGTCCTATAACGACATCGGGAAGAGGACTCCTCCAAAGATCCTCTCGACCCTTACTGAGGGCGTCGCCGGGAAGGACGTCCTGTTGGTCGACGACCTGGTCGACGAGGGTGACACCTTGGCATTCATGAGGAAGTACCTTTTCGCTCAGGGTCCAAAGTCTCTGGAGACTGCGGTGATGTTCAGGAAGCCCTGGAGCAGGGAGGAACCGGACTATTTCTTAGAAACGGTCTCGGAGTGGGTTGTCTTCCCATTCGAGTTAGGAGAAGTCGGGCGACAGAGGGCGGCCCTGGATGAGTCTCCGAAGCGATGA